From a single Ignavibacteria bacterium genomic region:
- a CDS encoding CoA-binding protein, which translates to MNQTIEKFISGKSFVLAGVSKDSRKFGNAILKELVSRGFTVYPVHPSLDSVEGVKCYRSLDLVVEFTQSLIVCVKPENAVSVVKEAAAAGFKSVWLQQGCGTEEVKAAAEKAGLEVVAGKCILMYTEPVGGLHKFHRGIVRLFGKY; encoded by the coding sequence ATGAATCAGACGATAGAAAAATTTATTTCAGGAAAGTCATTCGTTCTTGCCGGAGTGTCGAAAGATTCCCGGAAATTTGGAAATGCCATACTTAAGGAACTTGTCAGCAGAGGCTTTACTGTTTATCCTGTTCATCCATCACTTGACAGTGTTGAAGGGGTGAAATGTTACAGAAGTCTCGATCTTGTGGTGGAATTCACACAGTCGTTGATCGTGTGTGTAAAACCTGAAAATGCCGTTTCCGTGGTAAAGGAAGCTGCTGCCGCAGGATTCAAATCGGTCTGGTTGCAGCAGGGTTGCGGGACTGAAGAAGTGAAGGCTGCTGCAGAAAAAGCCGGGCTCGAAGTGGTTGCCGGGAAGTGTATTCTTATGTACACCGAACCCGTCGGTGGTTTACACAAATTTCACAGAGGTATAGTCAGGCTTTTTGGTAAATATTGA
- a CDS encoding methylated-DNA--[protein]-cysteine S-methyltransferase translates to MIFKTTMRSPVGELLLGANEEGITFVEFASEKGTVQLEKLRKKLKDEMIEGENDHLTSLKLQLDEYFKGKRTAFDLNLVLTGTPFQKQVWKALMDIPFGKTRSYKEQATAIGKPSAVRAVANANGDNLISIVIPCHRVIGSNGSLTGYGGGLDKKKWLLDLENRTV, encoded by the coding sequence ATGATTTTCAAGACAACAATGAGGAGCCCCGTCGGGGAACTTCTCCTCGGTGCGAATGAAGAAGGCATCACTTTTGTGGAATTTGCCTCGGAAAAAGGAACCGTCCAACTCGAGAAGTTGAGGAAAAAACTGAAAGATGAAATGATAGAAGGTGAAAATGATCATCTGACCAGTCTAAAGCTTCAACTTGATGAATATTTTAAAGGAAAGAGGACTGCATTCGATCTGAATCTCGTTCTGACAGGCACCCCATTTCAAAAACAGGTTTGGAAAGCCCTGATGGATATCCCCTTTGGTAAAACCCGTTCTTACAAGGAACAGGCAACTGCAATCGGGAAACCTTCGGCTGTAAGAGCTGTCGCGAATGCCAACGGTGACAACCTGATAAGCATAGTAATTCCCTGCCACAGAGTTATCGGTTCCAACGGATCACTCACAGGTTATGGCGGTGGTTTGGACAAAAAGAAATGGCTGCTTGATTTGGAGAACAGGACTGTCTGA
- a CDS encoding S46 family peptidase produces the protein MFKRSLALLFTLAFLFQSLNAQYSFNPDTVKAGKYDTGKMWTFEFPPYQYLKEKYGFEAAKEWFDDVRLSALRIPGCTASFVSEDGLVMTNNHCARGVQRQVQKEGEDLAKTGFIAATLEEERKIPNYVAEQLVFLQDVTEQITSEINKGKDLKEKISIREKMMKETKAKYEKETGLKCDVTTYYNGSLFFVQGFKVFKDVRLVFQPEEGIGYFGGDPDNFTFPRYNLDCTFYRVYDENGKPVKSKNFFKWSENGAVEGELVFTVGNPGSTNRLRTVAQLEYLRDIQYRNSSFLMNTLYFKLDELKKTNPSKAEEYENLRLAFSNGWKSITQTYKALCDPYLIARKKDFEKKALEFVNSDPSLKATYGDVWKSIATTRAEMKEIDTKLAAFSVNNTYSARHWVIAYELVRYAREMQLPEEKRDTNLQSKRYKDMISNIFPKNFDPVLEAAKLVINLDYMDLNLGKSNDLVAKIFNGKNSEEAAKALLAKTLFKDKETVKSFFAMKPEEILALDDPFIKHFADNYDLIKQLRERQKEVNDTENITFGLVGQILYKMYGTSISPDANRTLRISDGLMEGYNYNGTVAPVKTTFFGLYDRFFSFNKQYPFSLPERWSEIPKDLDLSTPFNFVSTNDIVGGNSGSAIINKNAEVIGLAFDGNIESLVGNFIYLPEENRTVGVDSKGMYEAIRKVYKANKLADELKNGKLD, from the coding sequence ATGTTCAAAAGATCCCTTGCACTATTATTCACACTGGCATTTCTGTTCCAAAGCCTAAATGCACAATATTCGTTTAATCCTGATACCGTTAAGGCCGGGAAATATGACACCGGCAAAATGTGGACTTTTGAGTTCCCTCCGTACCAGTATCTAAAAGAAAAATATGGTTTCGAAGCAGCAAAGGAATGGTTTGATGATGTTCGCCTCTCTGCACTCAGAATTCCCGGGTGTACTGCATCCTTTGTCTCTGAAGACGGTCTTGTAATGACCAACAACCATTGTGCAAGAGGAGTACAAAGACAGGTTCAAAAAGAGGGGGAAGACCTCGCCAAAACAGGTTTCATCGCTGCAACTCTCGAAGAAGAGAGAAAAATCCCCAACTATGTGGCTGAACAACTGGTCTTCCTTCAGGATGTAACCGAACAGATCACCTCCGAAATCAACAAAGGAAAGGATCTGAAAGAGAAAATCTCGATCCGTGAAAAGATGATGAAAGAGACCAAGGCAAAATACGAGAAGGAAACAGGACTTAAATGCGATGTTACCACCTACTATAACGGCAGCCTCTTCTTTGTTCAGGGATTTAAGGTATTTAAAGATGTGCGGCTTGTCTTCCAACCCGAGGAAGGAATTGGCTACTTCGGAGGAGATCCCGACAATTTCACCTTTCCACGATACAACCTTGACTGCACTTTCTACAGAGTCTATGATGAAAACGGTAAACCTGTAAAGAGCAAAAACTTCTTCAAATGGAGTGAAAACGGTGCTGTCGAGGGCGAACTGGTTTTTACAGTTGGCAATCCCGGTTCAACCAACCGTCTCAGAACTGTTGCCCAGCTTGAATACCTGAGAGATATCCAGTACCGAAACAGCTCTTTCCTGATGAATACTCTCTATTTCAAACTCGACGAACTTAAGAAAACCAATCCTTCAAAAGCCGAAGAATATGAGAATCTCAGGCTTGCTTTCTCCAACGGCTGGAAAAGCATAACCCAAACCTACAAGGCTCTCTGCGATCCGTATCTGATTGCCAGAAAAAAGGATTTCGAGAAAAAAGCCCTTGAGTTTGTAAATTCCGACCCCTCACTAAAAGCCACATACGGTGATGTCTGGAAAAGCATTGCCACAACCCGGGCTGAAATGAAAGAAATTGATACAAAACTGGCGGCTTTCTCCGTCAACAACACCTATTCTGCCAGACACTGGGTGATTGCTTATGAACTCGTGAGATACGCCCGCGAAATGCAGCTCCCTGAAGAAAAAAGGGATACAAACCTGCAATCGAAACGGTATAAAGATATGATCAGCAATATCTTCCCGAAAAACTTCGATCCCGTGCTCGAGGCAGCAAAACTCGTAATAAATCTTGACTATATGGACCTGAATCTCGGTAAGAGCAACGATCTTGTTGCTAAAATATTCAACGGGAAAAATTCCGAAGAAGCCGCAAAAGCTCTTCTTGCAAAGACTCTCTTTAAAGACAAAGAAACAGTTAAGTCATTTTTCGCAATGAAACCCGAAGAAATTCTGGCTCTCGATGATCCTTTCATAAAACATTTTGCCGATAATTACGACCTGATTAAACAGTTACGCGAAAGACAGAAGGAAGTGAATGACACAGAAAACATAACCTTCGGCCTCGTCGGTCAGATTCTTTACAAAATGTACGGAACCTCCATCTCACCCGATGCCAACCGGACACTCAGAATAAGTGATGGATTGATGGAAGGATACAACTACAATGGAACTGTTGCTCCCGTGAAAACGACATTTTTCGGACTTTACGACCGCTTTTTCAGTTTCAACAAACAGTATCCATTTTCACTCCCCGAAAGATGGTCTGAAATTCCAAAAGATCTCGACCTCTCCACACCATTTAACTTTGTCTCAACGAATGACATAGTTGGCGGTAACTCAGGAAGTGCAATTATCAACAAAAATGCCGAGGTAATCGGACTCGCTTTCGACGGAAACATTGAAAGCCTCGTGGGTAATTTTATTTATCTCCCCGAAGAGAACAGAACTGTCGGTGTGGATTCAAAAGGGATGTATGAGGCAATCCGTAAAGTTTACAAAGCCAACAAACTGGCGGATGAACTTAAAAACGGAAAACTTGATTAG